In Corylus avellana chromosome ca2, CavTom2PMs-1.0, the following proteins share a genomic window:
- the LOC132169004 gene encoding putative disease resistance RPP13-like protein 3 has protein sequence MADHVVNSLVEYLSQQLEKEANFFGGVEDQVKSLHRELRLINIFLESSVGKRNEHPIVKEVVGQIREVAYEAEDVIDTFILKVAEHKKRSLMGRMLSSPMHAKMLRDVGRKIARIKNEINEIYNNRERYGIIERATESVDAAAAAAEALHKRRREVEEDDVVGFVDDSSTVVEQLIEGDRKFDVISIIGMGGLGKTTLARKIYNNVCVKRHFQCCAWVYVSQDFRTRELLLKILKEMPIPDQRRTLEDQLGVDELKEKLFKCLLRKRYLIVMDDIWNTEVWDEVRSAFPDNMNGSRILITSRIKEVASHASSTPPYFLPFLDKDESWELFRKKVFRGRTCPPELATLGRKIADDCRGLPLSIVVLGGLLANKEKTYREWSKLIGNVNWFLTDQANPICKDILALSYTNLPRRLQPCFLYFGVYPEDFGIPVRQLIQLWTAEGFIQHTGNRSIEDVAEDYLEELIDRSLIQVGSRATDGGLKRCRIHDLLRDLCISESKEDKFLELLRAGNLSFPIKSRRLSFHGDGSFPLYNVLNFFDPPCARSLLLFCKVKDRDLNLFVENFKLIRVLNLERCIVLHSIPKSIETMIHLRYLRITLSESVSVIPDSFGNLRNLETLVIEGGHLEDEYHPVIRRVSGIFKLQRLRNLYLKELLPLPYHLDEVLWNLQVLSTSTCWYVGELAGELDKFPCVRELEIKFIYKGLFFEDDNKAVHFLESLHHLHYLQKLTIDAFTIPPSDSISFPLTITHLTLENTRLAEGGGMIVLGNLPNLRILKLEECYDIRNLHVFGDSVPRLEVLELRRLNDVKEWKQEEGAMTCLRYLVIESCRELTMLPPELWSLTALQKVEVLHPNSELEQMLRELQMTFRCKLVIGSAH, from the coding sequence ATGGCCGACCATGTTGTTAATTCCCTCGTAGAGTACTTGTCCCAGCAACTCGAAAAGGAAGCAAATTTCTTTGGTGGAGTGGAGGATCAAGTCAAGTCACTCCATAGGGAGCTTAGGCTGATAAATATCTTCTTGGAGAGCTCCGTGGGGAAACGGAATGAGCATCCAATAGTGAAGGAGGTAGTCGGACAGATCAGGGAGGTGGCTTACGAGGCTGAGGATGTTATCGACACGTTCATCCTCAAGGTTGCAGAGCACAAGAAGAGGAGCCTGATGGGGAGGATGCTTAGTAGCCCCATGCACGCAAAGATGCTCAGAGATGTTGGAAGAAAGATTGCACGCATCAAGAACGAAATCAATGAAATCTACAACAATAGAGAAAGGTATGGCATTATTGAAAGAGCCACAGAGAGTGTAGATGCAGCGGCGGCGGCAGCGGAGGCACTACACAAGCGTAGGAGAGAAGTCGAGGAAGATGACGTGGTGGGCTTCGTTGATGACTCATCGACAGTGGTGGAGCAACTTATTGAAGGGGATCGTAAGTTTGATGTCATTTCGATCATTGGAATGGGAGGCCTGGGGAAGACAACTCTTGCCCGGAAAATCTACAATAATGTTTGCGTCAAGAGGCACTTTCAGTGCTGTGCATGGGTGTATGTATCTCAAGATTTTAGAACTAGAGAGCTcttgcttaaaattttgaaagagatgCCAATCCCAGATCAgcggagaacactagaagatcAGTTGGGTGTCGACGAATTAAAAGAGAAGTTGTTCAAATGCTTGCTAAGAAAGAGGTACCTAATAGTCATGGACGACATCTGGAATACAGAAGTCTGGGATGAAGTAAGATCTGCTTTTCCTGATAACATGAATGGAAGTAGAATATTGATCACCAGCCGCATAAAAGAAGTAGCTTCACATGCAAGCTCTACTCCACCCTACTTTCTCCCATTTCTTGACAAAGACGAAAGTTGGGAGCTCTTTAGAAAGAAAGTGTTTCGGGGAAGAACATGTCCTCCCGAGTTAGCAACTCTAGGGAGAAAAATCGCAGATGATTGTCGTGGCTTACCACTTTCCATTGTGGTTTTAGGGGGCCTTTTAGCAAATAAAGAGAAGACATACCGAGAATGGTCCAAATTAATTGGCAATGTAAATTGGTTCCTTACTGATCAGGCTAATCCAATCTGCAAAGACATTTTGGCCTTAAGCTACACCAACTTACCTCGACGTTTGCAACCatgctttttgtattttggtgtATATCCGGAAGACTTTGGGATCCCCGTAAGGCAATTGATCCAGCTATGGACAGCTGAGGGATTCATACAGCACACGGGCAATAGAAGCATAGAGGATGTCGCCGAAGACTACTTGGAGGAGCTCATTgatcgaagcttgatccaagTGGGTAGCAGGGCGACAGATGGAGGCTTAAAGAGATGTCGTATTCATGATCTTCTGCGAGACCTCTGCATATCCGAGAGCAAGGAAGACAAATTTCTTGAGCTACTTAGAGCCGGTAACCTTTCATTCCCCATCAAATCTCGTAGACTATCCTTCCATGGTGATGGTAGCTTTCCTCTATACAATGTCCTAAACTTCTTTGATCCTCCATGTGCTCGTTCTTTGTTGTTATTTTGCAAAGTCAAAGATAGAGACTTGAATTTGTTCGTCGAAAACTTCAAGTTGATTCGGGTGCTTAATTTGGAGCGCTGTATAGTACTCCACTCCATTCCCAAAAGCATAGAAACAATGATCCACTTGAGGTACTTGAGGATAACATTATCTGAGTCAGTAAGTGTTATTCCGGATTCCTTTGGTAACCTTAGGAATCTAGAAACACTTGTCATAGAGGGTGGACATTTAGAAGATGAATATCATCCAGTAATTCGTAGGGTAAGCGGGATATTTAAGCTGCAGCGCTTAAGGAATCTGTATCTGAAAGAGTTGCTGCCGTTGCCTTACCATTTGGATGAAGTTCTATGGAACCTCCAAGTCCTTTCCACTTCAACATGTTGGTATGTTGGAGAGCTTGCTGGCGAACTGGACAAGTTTCCTTGTGTTAGGGAACtagaaataaaatttatctACAAGGGGTTGTTTTTTGAAGATGACAACAAAGCAGTACATTTTTTGGAAAGCCTTCATCATTTACATTatcttcaaaaattgacaatcgaTGCATTCACAATACCTCCTAGTGATTCGATTTCATTTCCATTGACAATCACTCATCTAACCTTAGAAAATACTCGGTTAGCAGAAGGTGGCGGCATGATAGTGCTGGGAAACCTTCCCAATCTTCGGATATTGAAATTAGAAGAGTGTTACGATATTAGAAATCTGCACGTCTTTGGAGATTCAGTTCCTAGACTCGAAGTCCTTGAATTGCGACGTTTAAATGACGTTAAAGAATGGAAACAAGAGGAAGGTGCAATGACATGCCTTAGATATTTGGTTATCGAATCATGCCGTGAATTGACAATGCTCCCTCCGGAACTATGGAGTTTGACTGCCTTGCAAAAGGTGGAGGTGTTACATCCCAACTCAGAATTGGAACAGATGCTTCGAGAATTGCAGATGACGTTTAGGTGTAAGCTAGTGATCGGTTCAGCTCATTGA
- the LOC132172694 gene encoding putative disease resistance RPP13-like protein 3, whose protein sequence is MMNGRNMNAVAMVPLEGWKQPTYGVSLNRKGHEVSPEKYGIERATESVDAAAAAATEALHKRRREVEEDDVVGFVDDTSTLVKKLTEGDRKCDVISIIGMGGLGKTTLARKIYNNVGVKRHFECRAWVYVSQDFRIRELLLKILKEMQIREQWKILEDMGVDELKGKLFKCLLRKRYLIVMDDIWNTEVWDEVRSAFPDDLNGSRILITSRINEVASHASSAPPYFLPFLDKDESWELFSKKVFRGRTCPPELETLGRKIAEDCCGLPLSIVVLGGLLANRDKTSREWSKLIGHVNWYLTEANPICKDILALSYTNLPRRLQPCFLYFGVYPEDFEIPARQLIHLWTAEGFIQHTSNRSKEDVAEDYLGELIDRSLIQVSRRATDGGIKKCRIHDLLRDFCISESKEDKFLELLRAGNLSFPIKPRRLSFHGDGSFPVYNVLNFFDPPCARSLLFFGDAGDRDLNLFVKNFELIRVLNLECIVLHSIPKSIETMIHLRYLRIELSASASFFLDSLGNLRNLETLVMELGHVAFDCPVSSVNGIFMLQSLRNLYLEEFRLLPYHLDEVLWNLQVLSTSISWYVKEQAFTVALDKFPCVRELTIRFINKYGNVNFEESERAVELLERLHQLGCLQKLKMREFPILPSDLISFPLTITQLTLRNVGLAEGGGMTVLGKLPNLRILKIKSCAISNLHVFGDSFPRLEVLKLRRLDYFEEWKQEEGAMPCLRYLVISKCRKLTILPPELWSLTTLQKVEVSSPNPKLEKMLQKLQRTVSCKLVIGSSSI, encoded by the exons ATGATGAATGGCCGGAATATGAATGCTGTAGCAATGGTGCCCCTGGAAGGCTGGAAACAGCCAACATATGGGGTCAGTTTAAACCGTAAGGGTCATGAAGTATCCCC AGAAAAGTATGGCATTGAAAGAGCTACAGAGAGTGTAGATGCAGCGGCGGCAGCGGCGACGGAGGCACTACACAAGCGTAGGAGAGAAGTGGAGGAAGATGACGTGGTGGGCTTTGTTGATGACACATCGACACTAGTAAAGAAACTTACTGAAGGCGATCGCAAGTGTGATGTCATTTCGATCATTGGAATGGGAGGTCTGGGGAAGACAACTCTTGCCCGGAAAATCTACAATAATGTTGGCGTCAAGAGGCACTTTGAGTGTCGTGCATGGGTGTATGTATCTCAAGATTTCAGAATTAGAGAGCTattgcttaaaattttgaaagagatgCAAATACGGGAGCAGTGGAAAATTTTAGAAGACATGGGTGTAGACGAATTAAAAGGGAAGTTGTTCAAATGCTTGCTAAGAAAGAGGTACCTAATAGTCATGGACGACATTTGGAATACTGAAGTTTGGGATGAAGTAAGATCAGCTTTTCCTGATGACTTGAATGGAAGCAGAATATTGATCACCAGCCGCATAAATGAAGTAGCTTCACATGCAAGCTCTGCTCCTCCCTACTTTCTCCCATTTCTTGACAAAGACGAAAGTTGGGAGCTCTTTAGTAAGAAAGTGTTTCGGGGAAGAACATGTCCTCCCGAGTTAGAAACTCTAGGGAGAAAAATCGCAGAAGATTGTTGTGGCTTACCACTTTCCATTGTGGTTTTAGGAGGCCTTTTAGCAAATAGAGATAAGACATCCCGAGAATGGTCCAAATTAATTGGCCATGTAAATTGGTACCTTACTGAGGCTAATCCAATCTGCAAAGACATTTTGGCCTTAAGCTACACCAACCTACCTCGACGCTTGCAACCatgctttttgtattttggtgtgTACCCGGAAGACTTTGAGATCCCTGCAAGGCAATTGATCCACCTATGGACAGCCGAGGGATTCATACAGCACACTAGCAATAGAAGCAAAGAGGATGTTGCCGAGGACTACTTGGGGGAGCTCATTgatcgaagcttgatccaagTGAGTAGGAGGGCGACAGATGGAGGCATAAAGAAATGTCGTATTCATGATCTTCTGCGAGACTTCTGCATATCCGAGAGTAAGGAAGACAAATTTCTTGAGCTACTTAGAGCCGGTAACCTTTCATTCCCCATCAAACCTCGTAGACTATCCTTCCATGGTGATGGTAGTTTTCCTGTATACAATGTCCTAAACTTCTTTGATCCTCCGTGTGCTCGTTCTTTGTTGTTCTTTGGCGATGCCGGAGATAGAGACTTGAACTTGTTTGTTAAAAACTTCGAGTTGATTCGGGTGCTTAATTTGGAGTGTATAGTACTCCACTCCATTCCCAAAAGCATTGAAACAATGATCCACTTGAGGTACTTGAGGATTGAATTATCTGCGTCAGCAAGTTTTTTTCTTGATTCCCTTGGTAACCTTAGGAATCTAGAAACACTTGTCATGGAGCTTGGACATGTTGCATTTGATTGTCCAGTAAGCAGCGTAAACGGGATATTTATGCTGCAGAGTTTAAGGAATCTGTATCTGGAAGAGTTCCGGCTGTTGCCTTACCATTTGGATGAAGTTCTATGGAACCTCCAAGTCCTTTCCACTTCAATATCTTGGTATGTTAAAGAGCAAGCTTTTACTGTCGCACTGGACAAGTTTCCTTGTGTTAGGGAACTAACTAtacgatttataaacaaataCGGTAACGTTAATTTTGAAGAAAGCGAAAGAGCAGTAGAATTGTTGGAACGCCTTCACCAGTTAGGTTGtcttcaaaaattgaaaatgaggGAATTCCCAATACTTCCtagtgatttgatttcatttccATTGACAATCACTCAACTAACCTTAAGAAATGTTGGGTTAGCAGAAGGTGGCGGCATGACAGTGCTGGGAAAGCTTCCCAATCTTCGGATACTGAAAATAAAAAGCTGTGCTATTAGTAATCTGCACGTCTTTGGGGATTCATTTCCTAGACTCGAAGTCCTTAAATTGCGAAGGTTGGATTACTTTGAAGAATGGAAACAAGAGGAAGGTGCAATGCCATGCCTTAGATATTTGGTTATCAGCAAATGCCGTAAGTTGACCATACTCCCTCCGGAACTTTGGAGTTTGACTACCTTGCAAAAGGTGGAGGTGTCAAGCCCCAACCCAAAATTGGAAAAGATGCTTCAAAAATTGCAGAGGACGGTTAGCTGTAAGCTAGTGATCGGTTCGTCCAGCATCTGA